One stretch of Chryseobacterium sp. LJ668 DNA includes these proteins:
- a CDS encoding metallophosphoesterase produces the protein MNLSFKFDRKIFSLSAKAVLLSGFLYSCATYNVQKGKNLREVKISDIKTDNDFKIFLVGDAGNADEPQAQQTLNFIKNKLDSADKNSMLLFLGDNIYPLGMPGESDKDYLLAKQKMENQLAITKNFKGKTLVIPGNHDWYHGLEGLKAQEEFVKSYLNDKKAFLPKNSCPIDDITLTKDIKLIVVDSEWALINWDKYPGINKGCDIKTTADFYAEFKDLILKNQDKRIIVAMHHPVISSGTHAGFTSAKSHLSALRGKVPVPGVATVVNILRSSSGVSMEDLSNSHYTEFANRIKSIIQDKENVILVSGHDHNLQYHSDRNIRQIISGAGSKTDPATIVQKTDFSYGGSGFAVLNIREDLSSDVEFFSTKNKKLEKLTQIAVISKPAELINNYPDTLPLTGTTTIYSERQATAGKFYSWLWGNHYRKYYALPIEAKTKNLSDMDPGYSPVREGGGNQSNSLRLRTNDGQEFVMRGIKKSAVRFLNAQAFKKSSFGSELNNTFPERFLLDFYTTNHPFTGFAVNNMIDKLGIFHSNPELYYIPKQKSLGQYNQNYGDELYMIEERFSSDPKTLQSLDNAEDILSTSDVLKNMRKDGKYSVDQDLYIRARIFDMLIGDWDRHEDQWKWAEYKVGDKVVYKPIPRDRDQAFSNYDGAAFKVLMNIPAIRHMKTFKDDIKSVRWMNMEPYPIDLIFLKNANQEDWIAQAKYIKEHLSDNDIDRAFDNLPKEVQDETIADIQRKLKLRKGKLEDYATQYFDVLQEKIPLTGTVNKDKFVITKTGNSVEVKQYQLGKNKGEELVFKKKYEDTNTKELWIYGLEEDDIYEVSGEGKSKINIRLIGGYNHDTYNVDNGKKVKIYDFKSQKNTYNSKSAAQHITNDYDVNTYNWKHPKYNFFAGYPMANFNPDDGVILGIVANYTVNNFIRDPFTQKHSLSANYYTSTGGFNVGYKGIFKKAIAGWDAGIDATYTTPFFARTFFGLGNESLNDADEDNRDYNRVRISQFKFAPSISKTSWLNMKHQFQLNFEHSKVQFNDDRFIAVSPVVNPEVFRGQQFAGANYTFSFKNLDNKAFPTLGMELVLNAGWKANLSEFNQNFANFNGTLNLFHRIDKRGKFVFANSSNAMIINNNNFEFYQAAAIGGNNGMRAYRNERFAGKSYFSNNSEIRWNFGRVKNNIVPANMGILVGYDLGRVWIDNEQSDKWHQGVGAGFWLNILEMFSARLDYFTGEDGGRISGGVGLTF, from the coding sequence ATGAATTTATCCTTTAAATTTGATCGAAAAATATTCTCCTTAAGTGCTAAAGCAGTCTTGCTTTCAGGATTTTTATATTCGTGTGCAACTTATAACGTACAAAAGGGTAAAAACTTGCGTGAAGTAAAAATTTCTGACATCAAAACTGATAATGATTTTAAAATTTTTCTTGTAGGTGACGCCGGAAATGCAGATGAACCGCAAGCTCAGCAGACTTTAAATTTTATTAAAAATAAGCTGGATTCTGCAGATAAAAATTCAATGCTTCTGTTTTTGGGTGACAATATCTATCCGTTGGGAATGCCCGGAGAAAGTGATAAAGATTATCTCTTGGCCAAACAGAAAATGGAAAATCAATTAGCGATAACCAAAAACTTCAAGGGAAAGACATTGGTCATTCCGGGAAACCATGATTGGTACCACGGTCTGGAAGGCTTGAAAGCTCAGGAAGAATTTGTAAAATCTTATCTGAATGATAAAAAAGCATTTTTACCTAAAAATTCCTGCCCGATTGACGACATCACTTTAACCAAAGATATCAAGCTGATTGTTGTAGATTCTGAATGGGCTTTAATCAACTGGGACAAATATCCCGGCATCAACAAAGGTTGTGACATCAAAACGACGGCAGATTTTTATGCCGAATTCAAAGATTTGATTTTAAAAAATCAGGATAAAAGAATTATTGTAGCAATGCATCATCCGGTGATCAGTTCGGGTACGCACGCAGGATTTACTTCAGCAAAATCTCATCTTTCCGCCTTGCGGGGGAAAGTTCCGGTTCCCGGGGTTGCCACGGTAGTCAATATTTTGAGAAGTTCTTCCGGGGTAAGCATGGAAGATCTGAGCAACAGTCATTATACAGAATTTGCCAACAGAATTAAAAGCATTATTCAGGATAAAGAAAATGTGATTTTGGTTTCAGGCCACGATCATAATCTTCAATATCATTCGGACAGAAATATCAGACAAATCATCAGTGGTGCAGGTTCAAAAACCGATCCGGCAACGATTGTTCAGAAAACAGATTTTTCTTACGGCGGAAGCGGTTTTGCCGTTTTAAATATCCGGGAAGATTTAAGTTCTGATGTTGAATTTTTTTCAACAAAAAACAAAAAACTAGAAAAGCTGACTCAAATTGCAGTGATTTCAAAACCTGCAGAATTGATAAACAATTATCCTGATACCTTACCTTTAACCGGGACGACAACTATTTATTCTGAAAGACAGGCAACAGCAGGAAAATTCTACTCTTGGCTTTGGGGAAATCATTACAGGAAATATTATGCGCTTCCAATTGAAGCTAAAACAAAAAATCTGTCAGACATGGATCCCGGATATTCACCTGTCAGAGAAGGTGGCGGAAACCAGTCGAACAGTTTACGTTTAAGAACCAATGACGGACAGGAATTTGTCATGCGAGGAATAAAGAAAAGTGCAGTCCGTTTTTTGAATGCTCAGGCTTTCAAGAAAAGCAGCTTCGGAAGTGAACTCAACAATACTTTCCCTGAGAGATTTTTGCTCGATTTTTATACGACTAATCATCCGTTTACAGGATTTGCGGTCAATAACATGATCGACAAATTGGGTATCTTTCACAGCAATCCTGAACTGTACTACATTCCAAAACAAAAATCTTTAGGACAGTACAATCAAAATTACGGTGACGAACTGTACATGATTGAAGAACGTTTTTCATCTGATCCAAAAACATTACAGTCATTGGATAACGCTGAAGACATTCTTTCGACTTCAGATGTTCTGAAAAATATGCGAAAAGACGGTAAATATTCTGTAGATCAGGATCTTTACATCAGAGCAAGAATTTTTGACATGCTGATCGGCGATTGGGACAGACACGAAGATCAATGGAAATGGGCAGAATATAAAGTTGGTGACAAAGTCGTTTACAAACCCATTCCCCGAGACAGGGATCAGGCATTCAGTAATTATGATGGTGCAGCTTTTAAAGTGTTGATGAATATTCCGGCAATACGTCACATGAAAACTTTTAAAGATGACATTAAAAGTGTTCGTTGGATGAATATGGAACCATATCCTATAGATTTAATTTTCTTGAAAAACGCAAATCAGGAAGACTGGATAGCTCAGGCAAAATATATTAAGGAACACTTATCAGACAATGATATCGACCGTGCTTTTGATAATTTACCGAAAGAAGTTCAGGATGAAACCATTGCTGATATTCAGAGAAAACTAAAACTCAGAAAAGGTAAACTGGAAGATTATGCAACCCAATATTTTGATGTTTTGCAGGAAAAAATTCCATTGACTGGAACCGTTAATAAAGATAAATTTGTTATTACTAAAACCGGAAATTCTGTTGAGGTAAAACAATATCAACTAGGCAAAAACAAAGGTGAAGAGTTGGTGTTTAAAAAGAAATATGAAGACACAAACACAAAAGAACTATGGATCTATGGCTTGGAAGAAGACGATATTTATGAAGTTTCTGGCGAAGGAAAATCTAAAATCAACATCCGATTAATTGGTGGCTACAATCACGATACGTACAATGTAGATAATGGGAAAAAGGTAAAAATCTATGATTTTAAATCACAGAAAAACACGTATAATTCAAAGTCTGCAGCCCAACATATTACCAACGATTATGACGTCAATACATACAATTGGAAGCACCCGAAATATAACTTCTTTGCAGGTTATCCGATGGCGAATTTCAATCCCGATGATGGAGTAATTTTGGGAATTGTGGCAAATTACACGGTCAATAATTTTATCCGTGATCCTTTTACCCAGAAACATAGTTTAAGTGCCAATTATTACACTTCAACAGGCGGATTTAATGTAGGTTACAAAGGAATTTTCAAAAAAGCAATTGCTGGTTGGGATGCCGGAATTGATGCCACTTATACCACTCCATTTTTTGCAAGAACATTCTTTGGTTTGGGTAATGAAAGTTTGAATGATGCTGATGAAGATAACCGAGACTACAACAGAGTGCGTATTTCTCAGTTTAAATTTGCCCCTTCTATTTCAAAAACAAGCTGGCTGAATATGAAACATCAGTTCCAGTTGAATTTTGAGCACTCAAAAGTACAGTTCAACGATGACCGTTTTATTGCTGTTTCTCCTGTTGTAAATCCTGAAGTTTTTAGAGGACAGCAATTTGCAGGGGCTAATTATACATTCAGTTTTAAAAATTTAGACAATAAAGCATTTCCTACTTTAGGAATGGAATTGGTTTTAAATGCAGGCTGGAAAGCCAATCTTTCAGAGTTTAATCAAAATTTCGCCAATTTCAACGGAACTTTAAATCTTTTTCATAGAATTGATAAACGGGGAAAATTTGTGTTTGCCAACTCGAGCAACGCAATGATCATCAACAATAATAATTTTGAATTTTATCAGGCTGCTGCAATCGGCGGCAACAACGGAATGCGTGCTTACAGAAATGAAAGATTTGCCGGGAAATCATATTTTTCCAACAATTCTGAGATCCGTTGGAATTTTGGAAGAGTAAAAAACAACATTGTTCCTGCCAATATGGGAATTTTAGTGGGTTATGACTTGGGAAGAGTCTGGATAGATAATGAACAGTCTGATAA
- a CDS encoding putative phage abortive infection protein — MKKDNWIFWAIGGGSLLLMGFTLYYNYNYAKSLSCDQQGIFGDMFGASNAFFTGLSFTGVIIAILLQRQELKLQRNELELTREEMKLTRNEFETQNETLTKQQFENTFFQMLNMFNHNVENQSYTSLNSTYTKKGVFDFFTNTVNVKMRSISEDVLKIDHFNRGGHNKEVDNQVISLTRKEVVHAIRDGHIWYGNMFYSYFLTLYTILKLIEKSEIKEKDLYASIIRSQLNISELITIFYKCIVNQENDEFNLMIKKYSILENLGISNFTNEFLRKELQTYK; from the coding sequence ATGAAAAAAGATAATTGGATATTTTGGGCTATCGGTGGAGGTTCGCTACTGTTAATGGGTTTTACTCTTTACTATAATTACAATTATGCTAAAAGCTTATCGTGTGACCAACAAGGTATTTTTGGTGATATGTTTGGAGCTTCAAATGCTTTTTTTACCGGATTGTCTTTTACAGGAGTTATCATTGCTATTTTACTTCAACGCCAAGAATTAAAATTACAAAGAAATGAATTGGAGCTGACTAGGGAAGAAATGAAGCTTACACGTAATGAATTTGAAACTCAAAACGAAACTTTAACCAAACAACAATTTGAAAACACATTTTTTCAGATGTTAAATATGTTTAATCATAATGTAGAAAACCAGTCTTACACAAGCCTAAATAGTACTTACACGAAAAAAGGTGTTTTTGATTTTTTCACTAACACCGTGAATGTTAAGATGAGAAGCATATCTGAAGATGTATTAAAAATCGATCATTTTAATAGGGGAGGTCACAACAAAGAAGTCGATAATCAAGTAATTTCTTTAACAAGAAAGGAAGTTGTGCACGCGATCAGAGATGGTCATATTTGGTATGGAAATATGTTCTACTCATACTTTCTAACTTTATATACAATACTTAAATTAATTGAAAAAAGTGAAATAAAGGAAAAAGACTTATACGCTTCAATAATTAGATCTCAATTAAATATAAGTGAACTGATAACTATTTTTTACAAGTGTATTGTAAATCAAGAAAATGACGAATTTAACCTAATGATAAAGAAATATAGCATTCTTGAGAATTTAGGAATTAGCAATTTTACAAATGAATTTCTTAGAAAAGAATTGCAAACTTACAAGTAG
- a CDS encoding AbiH family protein has protein sequence MNRLVIIGNGFDLAHGLPTSYTSFLNFIWQNVNNINSNYLIKKLFNINYDHFRGDSKFLNYKEFVANARRFYNHGSYNIANSFYGESSFKITYKHFAFADESGEIIFEFSNKLFELITVRNLENWVDIENIYYKALLSIIKETGEFPQLGNIEQLNKEFENIKNLLNYYITENIENIYNFLGSGNELNSIATLFKNKYQDLYRKPDHKLFLEFPYDYKDELIKYDNSLKLSYLGSYESENLFLDFNYTSNVANYVSRLNLENDKKIGKSSHIQIHGTVSSVEDPINFGFGDEMDDNYKVLENIGDNKYLENIKSFMYFNNSNYRKLLNWIESKDYQILIMGHSCGLSDRTLLNTVFEHNNCKSIKVYYHLSEDGTDNFTDLSQNISRHFNKKALMRQKVVDKTLSQPLPQDVRYSYK, from the coding sequence ATGAATAGATTAGTAATTATTGGTAATGGCTTTGATTTGGCACATGGTCTTCCAACTTCATATACATCATTTTTAAATTTCATTTGGCAAAATGTAAATAATATCAATAGTAATTATTTGATCAAAAAATTATTCAACATAAACTATGATCATTTTAGGGGTGATTCAAAATTTTTAAATTACAAAGAGTTTGTAGCAAATGCTCGGAGATTTTATAATCATGGTTCTTATAATATTGCTAATTCTTTTTATGGAGAAAGCTCATTTAAGATTACATATAAACATTTCGCCTTCGCAGATGAAAGTGGCGAGATTATTTTTGAATTTAGTAATAAATTATTTGAGTTAATAACGGTTCGAAATTTAGAAAACTGGGTAGACATTGAAAATATTTATTATAAAGCATTACTTTCAATTATTAAAGAGACTGGTGAATTTCCTCAGCTTGGCAACATTGAACAACTTAACAAAGAATTTGAAAATATTAAAAATCTTCTCAACTATTATATAACTGAAAACATTGAAAATATATATAATTTTCTTGGAAGCGGAAATGAGTTAAACTCGATAGCAACTCTGTTTAAAAATAAATATCAAGATCTTTATCGAAAACCGGATCATAAGCTGTTTTTAGAATTTCCATACGATTATAAAGACGAATTAATAAAGTATGATAATAGCTTAAAATTATCATATCTCGGGTCTTACGAATCTGAAAATTTATTCTTAGATTTTAATTACACGTCTAATGTTGCAAACTATGTTTCAAGATTAAACTTGGAAAACGATAAAAAGATAGGAAAAAGTTCACATATCCAAATACATGGAACGGTAAGTAGCGTTGAAGATCCAATAAATTTTGGTTTTGGAGATGAAATGGATGATAATTATAAAGTTTTAGAAAATATAGGTGACAATAAATATCTCGAAAATATCAAATCATTTATGTACTTTAATAATTCCAATTATAGAAAATTGTTAAATTGGATCGAGTCAAAAGATTATCAGATATTAATCATGGGGCACTCGTGTGGATTGTCAGATAGAACATTATTGAATACAGTTTTTGAGCATAACAATTGTAAATCAATTAAAGTATACTATCATCTAAGCGAAGACGGCACTGATAATTTTACAGATCTCTCGCAAAATATATCGAGACACTTTAATAAAAAGGCCTTAATGAGGCAAAAAGTAGTTGATAAAACACTATCACAACCTTTACCACAAGATGTTAGATATAGCTATAAATAA
- a CDS encoding GAF domain-containing protein has translation MSIDADFKIIQSKFPGLHNSFTFTISYLYPQNLFPVLSNLYKKESPFQVFISFKKYLDVLEHIRYNDRLEYRASYAESLIEKTKNFQELRDGFQDLSLFEKHKDLIRLLLADLFPTGLTRNEIKAAGIPLTNITFNYTERFQNILNDAGKDFEIEFRDISDDEYYVFCCCLILQTYLKKDIKVTLPFYYDIPDKQGIIKHYKITVNSDYSDVYPAVGTEIPSEDILDMLLENLDDIQLWKKYFPAESWILNGFSIISLIDCTSEVALSDLKSSLIKIDLQHPAPDENLKEIFKSYFEVADLNFGLMLFNTKNKRLEKLPIYDNVFTNYILDFWINTFDEEVRKTAFENISYNSKPVVVSNVDKLDDEIKKLPSFSILKDNRINSFMVIPIMKDGELLAMMEFTSPLPNSLNGLKLKKLEFVADMIIFSLSRFSYERNNQIEAIIQREYTTIHDSVIWKFRNEAERYFNAYLSKKIYTLKEISFKNLTPLFSFSDIRSSSDKRFNLMLEDLNQQIDGLHEVILLLNSSDAEKYSLALDVFENELNNEIKADTEQRFQRLLREEIHPYLQGQLEVKSDKAVKEKIKNYFSQVFSQNDLFYANRKNLDDSITLLNRKLADILDQKQVAAQEIFPHYFERFKSDGVEHNLYIGPNIAPDLPYSTKVVHELRYWQLETICTMEHEFNLFKKDLPICLDIASLIFVYNEKIDIRFRMDEKRFDVDGAFNSNFEIIKKRLDKAHIKDSTERITCPGKITIVYFGMENQREYLQYISRLQKQNVLKSDVEFLRVEDLQGITGLLALRVSFV, from the coding sequence ATGAGTATAGATGCTGATTTCAAAATAATTCAGTCGAAATTTCCAGGTTTACACAACAGTTTTACTTTCACAATTTCTTACCTTTACCCACAAAATTTATTTCCCGTTTTGTCGAATCTTTACAAGAAAGAAAGTCCGTTTCAGGTTTTTATATCGTTCAAAAAATATTTGGATGTGTTGGAGCATATTCGCTATAATGATCGTTTAGAATACCGCGCCAGCTACGCAGAATCTCTGATTGAAAAAACTAAGAATTTCCAGGAATTGCGGGATGGCTTTCAGGATCTTTCCCTTTTTGAGAAACACAAAGATCTCATCAGACTTTTACTTGCAGATCTTTTCCCTACCGGGTTGACCCGTAATGAGATCAAAGCGGCAGGAATTCCGCTTACCAATATTACCTTTAATTATACCGAAAGATTTCAAAACATTCTGAATGACGCCGGAAAAGATTTTGAAATCGAATTCCGTGACATCAGCGATGACGAATATTATGTATTCTGCTGTTGCCTGATTTTACAGACGTACCTTAAAAAAGATATTAAAGTTACCTTACCGTTTTATTATGATATTCCCGATAAGCAGGGAATTATAAAACACTATAAAATCACGGTAAACTCAGATTACAGCGATGTATATCCTGCAGTTGGTACGGAGATTCCTTCTGAGGATATTTTAGATATGCTGCTCGAAAATTTAGATGACATTCAGCTCTGGAAAAAATATTTTCCGGCAGAATCGTGGATCTTAAATGGTTTCAGCATCATTTCACTCATCGACTGCACCTCGGAAGTTGCACTTTCTGACCTGAAATCGAGCCTTATTAAAATTGATCTCCAACATCCGGCTCCCGATGAAAATCTTAAGGAAATCTTTAAATCTTATTTTGAAGTTGCCGATCTCAATTTCGGGTTAATGCTTTTTAATACCAAAAATAAAAGGCTTGAGAAACTTCCGATTTATGATAATGTTTTTACCAACTATATCCTTGATTTCTGGATCAATACTTTCGATGAAGAAGTAAGAAAAACTGCCTTCGAAAATATCAGCTACAACTCAAAACCCGTTGTGGTTTCTAATGTTGACAAGCTTGATGACGAAATCAAAAAGCTGCCTTCTTTCAGCATTCTCAAAGATAACCGCATCAACAGCTTTATGGTTATTCCGATTATGAAAGATGGCGAGCTGCTTGCTATGATGGAATTTACTTCACCCTTGCCCAACAGTTTAAACGGTTTAAAACTAAAAAAACTCGAGTTCGTTGCAGACATGATCATTTTCTCTCTCAGCAGATTTTCTTACGAAAGAAATAATCAGATCGAAGCCATTATTCAGCGCGAATACACGACGATTCATGATAGCGTGATCTGGAAGTTCAGAAATGAAGCTGAACGTTATTTCAATGCCTATTTATCTAAAAAAATATATACTTTAAAAGAGATTTCTTTTAAAAATCTGACACCGTTATTCAGTTTCTCAGATATTCGCTCTTCGTCAGACAAGCGTTTTAACCTGATGCTAGAAGATCTTAATCAACAGATTGACGGACTTCATGAAGTGATTCTCCTCCTCAATTCTTCAGATGCAGAGAAATATTCTCTGGCATTGGATGTTTTTGAAAATGAACTGAATAATGAAATAAAAGCAGATACAGAACAACGGTTTCAAAGGCTCTTGCGGGAAGAAATTCATCCCTATTTGCAAGGCCAGCTCGAGGTAAAAAGTGATAAAGCTGTAAAAGAGAAAATCAAAAATTACTTCAGTCAGGTATTTTCGCAAAATGATCTTTTTTATGCCAACAGAAAAAATCTTGATGATTCTATCACCCTTCTCAACCGTAAACTCGCTGATATTTTAGATCAGAAACAGGTCGCTGCCCAGGAAATTTTCCCGCATTATTTTGAAAGATTTAAATCTGATGGTGTCGAGCATAATCTCTACATCGGTCCGAATATCGCTCCGGATTTACCCTATTCTACAAAGGTTGTTCACGAATTACGATATTGGCAGCTGGAGACAATCTGTACGATGGAACATGAGTTTAATTTGTTTAAAAAAGACCTACCGATCTGTTTGGATATTGCTTCATTAATCTTCGTGTATAACGAAAAAATAGATATCCGTTTCCGGATGGATGAGAAACGTTTTGATGTAGACGGAGCCTTTAATTCCAATTTTGAAATCATCAAGAAAAGACTGGATAAAGCCCACATTAAAGATTCTACAGAAAGAATTACCTGCCCCGGGAAAATCACCATCGTTTATTTCGGAATGGAAAACCAGCGCGAATATCTTCAATACATCAGCAGACTTCAAAAACAAAATGTCTTAAAATCTGATGTCGAATTTTTAAGGGTTGAAGATTTGCAGGGAATTACGGGATTGCTGGCGTTGAGGGTTTCTTTTGTTTGA
- a CDS encoding Pycsar system effector family protein produces the protein MSVLNRAKDYVENLFKDKLSSVYFYHNFIHTTYAVNKAEEIMQHTDVSEAEREKILLALWFHDVGFTDCNAEGHEKKGVEIVTEFLLHENASQEYIDEVAALILSTEKYHQPQNLLEEIMKDADFSHFSSPFYNDSAEALRKEWELTGGMCFSNDEWNVMNIDFLKNKHRYFTEYAKEHWEPLKLKNVKKLEKKLDKLDKEDKTKKESSDSKKDKDSKSDRSVDTLFRVTLNNHTRLSDIADSKANILLSVNAITISVCLSVLVPKLDTPKNAHLIIPTFFLLISSVLTIIFAILSTKPNVTKTTFTRQDIADRKVNLLFFGNFHQMQFNDYLSSMHDLIKDRDYIYDSMVKDLYFLGKVLDRKYKLLSITYNIFMAGIIISVLSFAYAFLKL, from the coding sequence ATGAGCGTTTTAAACAGAGCTAAAGATTATGTAGAAAACTTATTCAAAGATAAGTTATCTTCTGTATATTTTTACCATAATTTTATTCATACCACGTATGCTGTCAACAAGGCTGAAGAGATCATGCAGCATACGGATGTTTCTGAAGCAGAGCGGGAAAAAATCTTGCTGGCGCTGTGGTTTCATGATGTAGGTTTTACCGATTGCAACGCTGAAGGACATGAAAAAAAAGGGGTAGAAATTGTTACAGAATTTCTTTTGCATGAGAATGCATCACAAGAATATATTGATGAAGTTGCTGCTCTGATTCTTTCTACCGAAAAATATCATCAGCCTCAAAATCTTCTGGAAGAAATTATGAAGGATGCGGATTTTAGTCATTTTTCGAGTCCGTTTTATAATGATTCAGCAGAGGCGCTTCGTAAAGAATGGGAGCTGACTGGCGGAATGTGCTTTTCAAATGATGAATGGAACGTGATGAATATTGATTTTCTGAAAAACAAGCACCGATATTTTACGGAATATGCCAAAGAACACTGGGAACCGCTTAAATTGAAAAATGTAAAAAAATTGGAAAAAAAGCTCGATAAATTAGATAAAGAAGACAAAACAAAGAAAGAAAGTTCGGATTCTAAAAAAGATAAGGATTCAAAATCTGACAGAAGTGTAGATACGCTTTTCAGAGTTACTTTGAATAATCATACAAGATTGAGTGATATTGCAGACAGCAAAGCCAATATTTTGCTTTCTGTCAATGCGATCACTATTTCGGTTTGTCTTTCTGTTTTGGTTCCGAAATTAGATACTCCTAAAAATGCACATTTGATTATCCCTACTTTTTTCCTGCTGATCTCAAGTGTTCTAACGATTATTTTCGCCATTCTTTCTACCAAACCAAATGTGACCAAAACTACTTTTACAAGACAGGATATTGCAGACCGAAAAGTAAACCTTCTGTTTTTTGGTAATTTTCACCAAATGCAGTTTAACGATTATCTGAGTTCAATGCATGATTTGATCAAAGACAGAGATTACATCTACGATTCTATGGTAAAGGATTTGTATTTTTTAGGAAAAGTTTTAGACCGGAAATACAAGTTGTTGTCTATCACTTACAATATTTTTATGGCGGGAATTATTATTTCTGTGCTGTCTTTTGCGTATGCTTTTCTTAAGTTATAA
- a CDS encoding AbiH family protein, whose amino-acid sequence MIKRIILIGNGFDLAHEMPTSYNNFIDNYWSKIDYRLSQSREPHYSSKDFAVTYTYGYVSGDIFNAARNSSTFLSREYLENGIFNTSHKILQIHNNFLFQISEKSFENWVDIENEYYDILLSLIPDNDSREGGIKKINEELKRIKDELKNYLVEVEDKFQHSDKIVDHIKNIMDQPIRIEDLSEEAKKKIYKEKWEMFKNIALNENPDKNNIVEFYTSKFDKFLHSIVSKAVWSESAFYTLLKSHEDKFFEDRHDSVEVISFNYTSTEKIYEKLIDFNVTHIHGELKNDDNPLIFGYGDELDDSYLQIEKLRNDAFLDNMKSINYSKTSNYKKVLSILESGLFQVYILGHSCGNSDRTLLNTIFEHENCASIKLFYYQDSPNTDRYFDTYKNISRNFNSKTKLRDRVVNWQQSEPLIPYTLKIEVVDDFKYSKR is encoded by the coding sequence ATGATAAAAAGAATAATTCTAATCGGAAATGGCTTTGATTTAGCTCATGAAATGCCAACTTCTTATAACAATTTTATAGATAATTATTGGTCTAAAATTGATTATCGTCTTTCACAATCTCGAGAACCTCATTACTCTTCAAAGGATTTCGCAGTTACCTATACATATGGTTACGTGAGTGGTGATATATTTAATGCAGCAAGAAATTCGAGTACTTTTCTTTCAAGAGAATATTTAGAAAATGGCATATTCAACACATCTCACAAGATTTTACAAATACATAATAATTTTCTTTTTCAAATATCTGAAAAGTCATTTGAAAATTGGGTTGATATAGAAAATGAATATTATGATATACTTTTAAGCCTAATTCCTGATAATGATAGTAGAGAAGGCGGGATTAAAAAAATAAATGAAGAATTAAAGCGTATTAAAGATGAATTAAAAAATTACTTAGTTGAAGTCGAAGATAAGTTTCAACATTCTGATAAAATAGTAGATCATATTAAAAACATAATGGATCAACCCATTAGAATTGAGGATTTATCCGAAGAAGCTAAGAAAAAGATATACAAAGAAAAATGGGAAATGTTTAAAAACATTGCTCTAAACGAAAATCCAGATAAAAACAATATAGTGGAATTCTATACCAGTAAATTTGATAAATTTTTACATAGTATTGTCTCCAAAGCAGTTTGGAGCGAGTCAGCCTTCTATACACTTCTAAAATCGCATGAAGATAAATTTTTTGAAGATAGACATGACTCAGTAGAAGTAATTAGTTTCAACTATACTTCTACCGAAAAGATTTACGAAAAGTTAATTGATTTTAACGTAACGCATATTCATGGAGAATTAAAAAATGACGATAATCCCCTAATATTTGGATACGGTGATGAACTTGATGATTCATATTTACAAATTGAGAAACTGAGAAATGATGCATTTTTAGACAACATGAAATCAATTAATTATTCTAAAACTAGTAATTATAAAAAAGTTCTATCAATATTAGAAAGCGGATTGTTTCAGGTATACATTTTGGGGCATTCATGTGGCAATTCTGATCGAACATTATTGAATACAATTTTCGAGCATGAGAATTGCGCCTCGATAAAATTATTTTACTATCAAGATTCACCGAATACTGACCGATATTTTGATACTTACAAAAATATTTCTAGAAACTTCAATAGTAAGACAAAATTAAGGGATCGTGTTGTTAATTGGCAGCAATCGGAACCTTTAATACCTTATACTTTAAAAATAGAAGTTGTAGATGACTTTAAATACAGTAAACGTTAA